A genomic segment from Pseudomonas sessilinigenes encodes:
- a CDS encoding class II aldolase/adducin family protein: MNKIVPSPHALTERSVTEQRLREELAACYRLIAHFRMTDLIFTHISVRLPGPEHHFLINPYGLMFEEITASNLVKIDLDGQAVEPSPYPVNPAGFVIHSAIHGARDDAQCVLHTHTKAGCAVAALKCGLLPVNQISMEFYGRVAYHDYEGVALDLAEQQRLVADLGDKSVLMLRNHGLLTVGETVSQAFLRMYYLEKACEIQLAAQAAGEIVLPPDAVCAHTERQFNDPGRPLQEGELSDPDAMQLAWAALLRLLERIAPGYRD, from the coding sequence ATGAACAAGATCGTGCCCAGCCCCCACGCCCTGACCGAGCGCAGCGTCACCGAGCAGCGCCTGCGCGAAGAGCTGGCGGCTTGCTACCGCCTGATCGCGCACTTTCGCATGACCGATTTGATCTTCACCCATATCTCGGTGCGCCTGCCCGGGCCCGAGCATCACTTCCTGATCAACCCCTACGGACTGATGTTCGAGGAAATCACCGCCTCCAACCTGGTGAAGATCGACCTCGATGGCCAGGCCGTGGAACCTTCGCCGTATCCGGTGAACCCGGCGGGGTTCGTGATCCACAGCGCCATCCATGGCGCTCGCGACGATGCCCAGTGTGTGCTGCACACCCATACCAAGGCCGGTTGTGCGGTGGCGGCGCTCAAGTGTGGCTTGCTGCCGGTGAACCAGATCTCCATGGAGTTCTATGGCCGGGTGGCCTACCACGACTACGAAGGCGTGGCCCTGGACCTGGCCGAGCAACAGCGGCTGGTGGCTGACCTGGGCGACAAGAGCGTGCTGATGCTGCGCAACCACGGCCTGCTCACCGTGGGCGAAACCGTCAGCCAGGCATTCTTGCGCATGTATTACCTGGAGAAGGCCTGCGAGATCCAGCTGGCGGCCCAGGCGGCGGGGGAGATCGTGCTGCCACCGGACGCGGTCTGCGCCCACACCGAGCGCCAGTTCAACGACCCGGGCCGGCCGTTGCAGGAGGGCGAACTGAGCGACCCGGACGCCATGCAACTGGCCTGGGCCGCGCTGCTGCGCCTGCTCGAGCGCATCGCCCCCGGCTACCGCGACTGA
- a CDS encoding TetR family transcriptional regulator C-terminal domain-containing protein, translating into MNQEARFSRLEPGLRKAELIEATLTCLKLHGFQGASIRKISAEAGVSVGLISHHYSGKDELVAEAYRSITGRVMNLLREAMDQAAPAPRERLSAFFRASFCAELLDPQLLDAWLAFWGAVKTAEAINQAHDHSYAEYRNELAGLLASLAGDQAWADFDADLAAISLSALLDGLWLESGLNPGTFSPQQGVQICEAWVEGVLASQGRGFRQPT; encoded by the coding sequence ATGAACCAGGAAGCGCGCTTTTCCCGCCTGGAACCCGGGTTGCGCAAGGCCGAGCTGATCGAGGCGACCCTGACCTGCCTCAAGCTCCACGGTTTCCAGGGCGCGTCGATCCGCAAGATCAGCGCCGAGGCCGGGGTCTCGGTGGGGCTGATCAGCCATCACTATTCCGGCAAGGACGAGTTGGTGGCCGAGGCCTATCGCTCGATCACCGGGCGGGTCATGAACCTGCTGCGCGAAGCCATGGACCAGGCCGCGCCGGCGCCCCGGGAGCGTTTGTCGGCGTTCTTCCGGGCCTCGTTCTGCGCCGAACTGCTGGACCCGCAACTGCTGGACGCCTGGTTGGCGTTCTGGGGCGCGGTGAAGACCGCCGAAGCGATCAACCAGGCCCACGACCATTCCTACGCCGAATACCGCAACGAACTGGCCGGACTCCTGGCCAGCCTGGCCGGGGACCAGGCCTGGGCCGACTTCGACGCGGACCTGGCGGCCATCAGCCTCAGCGCCTTGCTCGACGGCCTGTGGCTGGAGTCCGGGCTCAACCCCGGGACCTTCAGCCCGCAGCAAGGCGTGCAGATCTGCGAAGCCTGGGTCGAGGGCGTGCTGGCCAGCCAGGGGCGGGGCTTTCGCCAGCCGACATAG
- a CDS encoding response regulator produces MTPRVLIVDDDPLIRELLQAYLSQEGYDVHCAATAEQAESFLDQHTVDLLMLDIRLPGKDGLTLTRELRVRSEVGIILITGRNDDIDRIVGLECGADDYVIKPLNPRELVSRAKNLVRRVRHARQPPAPASHPSPVKQFADWALDTDRRRLIDARGGETLLTHGEYQLLSVFLRNSGHTLSRDQLMDQIRNREWVPSDRSIDVLVGRLRRKLHDDPAEPELIITIHGAGYLFTASVAA; encoded by the coding sequence ATGACTCCTCGGGTATTGATCGTCGACGACGATCCGTTGATTCGCGAACTGCTCCAGGCCTATCTGTCCCAGGAAGGCTACGACGTGCATTGCGCCGCCACGGCGGAACAGGCCGAGAGCTTCCTCGACCAGCACACGGTCGATCTGTTGATGCTCGATATCCGCCTGCCCGGCAAGGACGGCCTGACCCTGACCCGCGAGCTGCGAGTGCGCTCGGAGGTGGGGATCATCCTGATCACCGGGCGCAACGACGACATCGACCGCATCGTCGGCCTGGAATGCGGCGCCGACGACTACGTGATCAAGCCCCTCAACCCCCGCGAGCTGGTGTCCCGGGCCAAGAACCTGGTCCGCCGCGTGCGCCATGCCCGCCAGCCACCAGCGCCGGCCAGCCATCCCAGCCCGGTCAAGCAGTTCGCCGACTGGGCCCTGGACACCGACCGCCGCCGGCTGATCGACGCCCGGGGCGGCGAGACCTTGCTGACCCACGGCGAATACCAGCTGCTCAGCGTGTTCCTGCGCAACAGTGGCCACACCCTCAGCCGCGACCAGTTGATGGACCAGATCCGCAACCGCGAGTGGGTGCCCAGCGACCGCTCCATCGACGTACTGGTGGGGCGCTTGCGGCGCAAGCTGCATGACGACCCGGCCGAGCCGGAGCTGATCATCACCATCCACGGTGCCGGCTATCTGTTCACTGCCAGCGTGGCCGCCTGA